A single window of Cytobacillus dafuensis DNA harbors:
- a CDS encoding YczE/YyaS/YitT family protein, whose amino-acid sequence MNHKKSGQIGPRFLVYLTGLLVMSLGIVLLIIADLGATPWDVLHVGLYYQLGLTIGSWSIIVGIVILTIASLISKEFPKMGAFLNMVLIGVFIDLLLLLPFMQTPSSLAGKIIMFICGIMIYCYGMGIYISAQLGAGPRDSLMIALTSKTGWKVGPVRACMEVVVLLIGWQLGGPVFWGTIIIGLAIGPIAGVALPQCQKVTDAFLLRMSKKNVIQAVQEKDRGVS is encoded by the coding sequence ATGAATCATAAAAAAAGTGGTCAAATTGGACCTAGATTCCTTGTATATTTAACGGGTTTACTTGTAATGAGTCTTGGCATAGTTTTGCTCATTATTGCTGATTTAGGTGCAACTCCATGGGATGTTCTCCATGTTGGTTTATATTATCAGCTCGGCTTAACCATTGGAAGCTGGTCGATAATTGTTGGGATCGTCATTTTAACGATTGCTTCTCTCATTTCAAAAGAGTTCCCAAAAATGGGTGCTTTTTTAAATATGGTTTTAATCGGTGTCTTTATTGATTTATTATTATTACTGCCATTTATGCAAACACCATCGTCACTTGCCGGAAAAATCATCATGTTTATATGTGGTATTATGATTTATTGCTATGGAATGGGTATATATATTTCAGCACAATTAGGCGCAGGGCCAAGAGATAGTCTAATGATTGCTTTAACATCAAAAACTGGATGGAAAGTCGGTCCTGTAAGAGCCTGTATGGAAGTAGTTGTCTTATTAATTGGATGGCAGCTGGGAGGACCTGTTTTTTGGGGGACAATCATAATAGGCTTAGCGATCGGCCCAATTGCCGGAGTTGCCTTGCCGCAATGTCAAAAAGTAACGGATGCGTTCTTACTTAGAATGAGTAAGAAAAATGTCATACAAGCAGTACAAGAAAAGGATAGAGGTGTCAGTTAA
- a CDS encoding tetratricopeptide repeat protein → MDKNQIGIQYMQEGKWEEAAKTFMEAINEKPSDPSSYINFGNVLSVVGETEKALKFFEKAIELDDGAATAYYSAGNLYYDLQEFEQAKKMFEMAMKKGLESGDNYFMLGLTLVALEQGKLALPYLQRSTELNENDAEAFFQYGLCLAQLNFIDESISQLGKCVSIDPNHADAYYNLGVAFGFKEVEDQALHYFEKALEIQPDHLLAGYGKKLIEKGIEQ, encoded by the coding sequence ATGGATAAAAACCAAATAGGTATTCAATATATGCAAGAAGGAAAATGGGAAGAAGCTGCAAAGACATTCATGGAGGCAATTAATGAGAAGCCCTCTGATCCGTCTTCCTATATTAATTTTGGAAATGTTTTATCTGTCGTTGGAGAGACTGAGAAAGCATTAAAGTTTTTTGAAAAAGCTATCGAGTTAGACGATGGTGCAGCAACTGCTTATTATAGTGCTGGGAATTTATATTATGATCTTCAGGAGTTTGAACAAGCCAAAAAAATGTTTGAAATGGCAATGAAAAAAGGACTTGAATCCGGTGATAATTATTTTATGCTAGGTTTAACGTTAGTGGCGCTTGAACAAGGAAAATTGGCTTTGCCTTATCTCCAGAGGAGCACGGAATTAAATGAAAATGATGCAGAGGCATTTTTTCAGTATGGCCTATGCTTAGCCCAGCTAAATTTTATTGACGAATCCATTTCGCAATTAGGAAAATGTGTAAGTATCGATCCTAACCATGCTGATGCCTATTATAATTTAGGTGTCGCATTCGGATTTAAGGAAGTAGAAGATCAAGCGCTTCATTATTTCGAAAAGGCGTTAGAGATTCAACCAGATCATTTACTTGCAGGGTATGGAAAGAAATTGATTGAAAAGGGAATAGAACAATAG
- the recD2 gene encoding SF1B family DNA helicase RecD2, producing MEKQDLQGSLDLYSEQEKKYIKGRHLVTIFHNEQNLYTVLRIRVEETNHHYEDKEAVITGYFPKMHEQETYIFYGELKEHPKFGVQLHANHYRKDIPQTKQGVVNYLSSELFKGIGKKTAENIVEVIGENAITKILNEPSLLDQIPKLPSEKAKSLYDTLMEHQGLEQAMIALNQYGFGPQLSMKIYQVYKELTIGIIQNNPYKLVEDIEGIGFGRADELGYKLGISGNHPDRIKAAILYVLEVESMQAGHVYMEARELLQSTKMLLEENKRDGIEFNDISNEVIKLEEEGKIIGEEQKLYLPSLYFSEKGLVTNIKRILKQTQYDEQFPESEFLLALGNLEERLKVQYAPTQKEAIQTALMSPMLILTGGPGTGKTTVIKGIVELYAELHGCSLNPKDYKKEEPFPFLLAAPTGRAAKRMAESTGLPAVTIHRLLGWNGTEGFDRHEESPLEGKILIVDETSMVDIWLAHQLFKALPDNLQVILVGDEDQLPSVGPGQVLKDLLRSERVPTVRLTDIYRQAEGSSIIELAHEMKKGKLPMNVTAQQADRSFFQCHPSQISTVVEKVVMNAKKKGYTAKDIQVLAPMYRGPAGIDKLNEILQEIFNPNPDGTRKELEFGDVKYRIGDKVLQLVNQPENHVFNGDMGEIVSIFYAKENTEKQDMIVVSFDGAEATYTRQDLNQITHAYCCSVHKSQGSEFPIVILPVVKSYYRMLRRNLLYTAITRSKQFLILCGEVEALRIGVERADEQARLTTLTEKLQETLEERNSAHATSDPTEIALTYEEELMNINPLIGMENITPYDFMEKENN from the coding sequence ATGGAGAAGCAGGACTTGCAGGGTTCTCTCGATTTATATTCGGAACAAGAAAAGAAGTACATAAAAGGTAGGCATCTTGTTACGATATTTCATAATGAACAAAATTTATATACTGTTTTACGTATTCGTGTTGAAGAAACAAATCATCATTATGAAGATAAAGAGGCCGTTATTACCGGTTATTTTCCAAAAATGCATGAGCAGGAGACATATATTTTTTATGGCGAATTGAAAGAACACCCGAAATTTGGAGTCCAGCTTCATGCCAATCATTATCGGAAAGACATTCCACAAACTAAACAGGGCGTAGTAAATTATTTATCAAGTGAGCTCTTTAAGGGAATTGGAAAAAAAACTGCTGAAAATATTGTAGAGGTAATCGGAGAAAATGCAATAACTAAGATTTTAAATGAGCCTTCCTTACTTGATCAAATTCCCAAACTTCCTTCAGAAAAAGCAAAATCATTATATGACACGCTTATGGAGCATCAAGGGCTCGAGCAGGCCATGATCGCATTAAATCAATATGGATTTGGGCCGCAGCTGTCGATGAAGATTTACCAAGTCTATAAGGAATTAACAATTGGGATTATCCAAAATAACCCATACAAATTAGTCGAGGATATTGAGGGGATAGGATTTGGCAGGGCAGATGAGCTCGGATACAAGCTTGGTATTTCCGGAAATCATCCAGATCGAATAAAAGCAGCCATTTTATATGTTTTAGAAGTAGAAAGCATGCAAGCTGGACATGTATATATGGAAGCAAGAGAGCTTTTGCAAAGCACCAAAATGCTTCTTGAGGAAAACAAGCGAGACGGCATCGAGTTCAATGACATTTCAAATGAGGTTATTAAGCTTGAAGAAGAGGGTAAGATTATTGGAGAAGAACAGAAATTGTACTTACCTTCTCTTTATTTTTCTGAAAAAGGCCTTGTAACAAATATTAAAAGGATTTTAAAGCAAACGCAGTACGATGAACAATTTCCGGAGTCCGAATTTCTGCTCGCATTAGGAAATTTAGAGGAACGCCTTAAAGTGCAATATGCCCCTACGCAGAAAGAAGCAATTCAAACAGCCTTAATGTCTCCAATGCTCATTTTAACTGGCGGACCAGGTACCGGAAAAACAACGGTTATTAAAGGGATTGTCGAATTATATGCAGAATTACATGGCTGCTCGTTAAATCCAAAGGATTATAAAAAAGAGGAACCCTTTCCATTTCTATTAGCTGCACCTACGGGAAGAGCGGCTAAGAGGATGGCTGAATCAACCGGTTTACCTGCTGTAACGATACACAGGCTACTTGGATGGAATGGCACTGAGGGATTTGATCGTCATGAGGAAAGTCCATTAGAAGGAAAAATATTAATCGTTGACGAAACCTCAATGGTTGATATTTGGCTAGCTCATCAGCTGTTTAAAGCCCTCCCTGATAATTTGCAGGTCATTCTTGTAGGGGATGAGGATCAGCTTCCTTCTGTTGGCCCGGGTCAGGTATTAAAGGATTTGCTTCGCTCTGAGCGAGTTCCTACTGTTAGATTAACAGATATATACCGACAAGCAGAAGGATCATCTATTATTGAGCTTGCCCATGAAATGAAGAAGGGTAAGCTGCCTATGAATGTGACCGCACAGCAAGCCGACAGATCCTTTTTTCAATGCCATCCAAGTCAAATCTCTACCGTAGTGGAGAAAGTAGTAATGAATGCTAAGAAAAAGGGTTATACAGCAAAGGACATTCAAGTATTGGCTCCAATGTATAGGGGACCTGCTGGAATAGATAAGCTAAATGAAATCCTTCAAGAAATTTTTAATCCAAATCCAGATGGAACTCGCAAAGAGCTCGAATTCGGAGATGTTAAATATAGAATAGGGGATAAAGTCCTCCAGCTTGTAAATCAGCCTGAAAATCATGTTTTTAACGGGGATATGGGGGAAATCGTCTCTATTTTTTATGCCAAAGAAAACACAGAAAAACAGGATATGATTGTCGTTTCCTTTGATGGAGCAGAAGCAACTTATACACGACAGGATTTAAATCAAATTACACATGCATACTGCTGTTCTGTTCATAAATCACAGGGAAGTGAGTTTCCCATTGTTATTCTTCCAGTTGTTAAAAGCTATTATCGAATGCTGAGAAGGAATTTACTTTATACCGCGATTACTCGGAGTAAGCAATTTTTAATATTATGTGGAGAAGTAGAAGCACTTAGAATAGGCGTGGAAAGAGCAGACGAGCAAGCCAGACTGACCACTCTAACTGAAAAACTTCAAGAAACGCTCGAAGAAAGGAATTCTGCTCATGCCACCTCTGATCCTACAGAAATAGCTTTGACATATGAGGAAGAACTAATGAATATCAATCCTTTAATCGGTATGGAAAACATAACACCGTATGATTTTATGGAAAAAGAAAATAACTAG
- the mnmA gene encoding tRNA 2-thiouridine(34) synthase MnmA, with the protein MKKAPKDTRVVIGMSGGVDSSVAALLLKEQGYDVIGIFMKNWDDTDENGVCTATEDYNDVIRVCNQIGIPYYAVNFEKQYWDKVFTYFLDEYKAGRTPNPDVMCNKEIKFKAFLEHAMKLGADYLATGHYARVAFRDGEYKMLRGIDENKDQTYFLNQLGQDQLEKVMFPIGDIEKSKVREIAKEANLATATKKDSTGICFIGERNFKEFLGSYLPAQPGNMETFDGKVMGKHDGLMYYTIGQRHGLGIGGSGEPWFAIGKDLKKNVLYVGQGFHNEKLYSHSIVAVNVDWVSNQEKPQTFECTAKFRYRQPDNKVTVEMLEDNKVRVVFQDPIRAVTPGQAVVFYNGDECLGGGTIDEVYKDGKRLDYVG; encoded by the coding sequence ATGAAAAAGGCGCCGAAAGATACCCGCGTGGTGATTGGGATGTCAGGTGGGGTTGATTCCTCAGTCGCAGCACTTCTTTTAAAAGAACAAGGCTATGACGTTATCGGCATTTTTATGAAAAACTGGGATGATACAGATGAAAACGGTGTTTGTACGGCTACAGAGGACTATAATGATGTGATTCGAGTTTGTAATCAAATAGGTATTCCTTATTATGCTGTTAATTTTGAAAAGCAATATTGGGACAAGGTATTTACTTATTTTCTTGATGAGTATAAAGCAGGACGAACACCAAATCCTGATGTAATGTGCAATAAAGAAATTAAATTTAAGGCCTTTCTAGAGCATGCAATGAAGCTTGGAGCTGATTATTTAGCAACAGGTCATTATGCTAGGGTAGCTTTTCGCGATGGTGAATATAAAATGCTTCGCGGCATTGATGAGAATAAAGACCAAACCTACTTTCTAAACCAGCTTGGCCAAGATCAGCTTGAAAAGGTCATGTTCCCAATCGGTGATATTGAAAAATCTAAAGTGAGGGAAATAGCGAAAGAGGCAAATCTTGCTACCGCAACGAAGAAGGATAGCACAGGAATCTGTTTTATTGGTGAACGGAATTTCAAGGAATTCCTCGGCAGCTACTTGCCTGCACAGCCTGGAAATATGGAAACCTTCGATGGGAAGGTAATGGGAAAGCATGATGGTCTCATGTATTATACAATTGGCCAGCGTCATGGCTTAGGAATTGGCGGGTCAGGTGAACCATGGTTTGCGATAGGAAAAGATTTGAAGAAAAATGTCCTTTATGTTGGCCAAGGCTTCCACAATGAAAAGCTGTACTCACATTCGATCGTTGCTGTAAATGTTGACTGGGTTTCAAACCAAGAAAAACCACAAACATTTGAATGCACGGCAAAATTTAGATATCGCCAGCCTGATAATAAAGTTACGGTTGAGATGTTGGAAGATAATAAAGTAAGAGTTGTTTTCCAAGATCCGATTAGAGCGGTCACACCTGGTCAAGCAGTTGTATTTTATAATGGTGATGAGTGCCTAGGTGGTGGAACAATTGATGAAGTTTATAAAGATGGTAAACGTCTTGATTATGTGGGATAA
- the cymR gene encoding cysteine metabolism transcriptional regulator CymR, giving the protein MKISTKGRYGLTIMMELAKKHGEGPTSLKLIAQTNGLSEHYLEQLIAPLRNAGLVKSIRGAYGGYILGDEPTKITAGDIIRVLEGPISPVEGIEDEEPAKKHLWMRIRDAVKDVLDSTTLEDLANYTDDGAADGYMFYI; this is encoded by the coding sequence ATGAAAATTTCAACCAAAGGCCGCTACGGTTTAACGATTATGATGGAACTTGCTAAAAAACATGGAGAAGGCCCAACTTCATTAAAATTAATTGCTCAAACGAATGGACTATCTGAGCATTATCTCGAACAGCTTATTGCTCCTTTGCGAAATGCAGGTCTAGTTAAAAGTATACGAGGTGCTTATGGAGGATATATTTTAGGGGATGAGCCTACTAAAATAACAGCAGGAGATATCATTCGGGTGTTAGAGGGGCCAATTAGTCCAGTTGAGGGAATTGAAGATGAGGAACCAGCGAAAAAACATCTTTGGATGAGAATTCGTGATGCTGTAAAGGATGTTTTGGACAGTACTACACTTGAAGATCTTGCTAATTATACAGATGACGGTGCAGCTGACGGATATATGTTTTATATTTAA
- a CDS encoding PRC-barrel domain-containing protein, whose protein sequence is MRTFSLLKGLPVIEIKSGTKIGEVFDISISGYGAVKGLFVRKGALLKKTFLLDVKDVASFGWDGIMVEDQTVLQPIKKTEDYTFESQNRLTGKIIMTREGERLGLLEDVYFQEEMGTIVGYELSDGFFSDMLEGKRVIKTEVPPAIGKDAIIVNINE, encoded by the coding sequence TTGCGGACATTTTCATTACTAAAAGGGCTTCCGGTCATTGAAATTAAAAGTGGTACAAAAATCGGTGAAGTATTTGATATAAGTATTTCAGGTTATGGGGCTGTCAAAGGTTTGTTCGTTAGGAAAGGTGCACTTCTGAAAAAAACTTTTCTTCTCGATGTGAAAGATGTTGCTTCCTTTGGATGGGATGGGATTATGGTTGAGGATCAAACCGTACTGCAGCCAATTAAGAAAACAGAAGATTATACATTTGAGAGCCAAAACCGTTTGACTGGGAAAATCATTATGACGAGAGAAGGCGAACGACTTGGCTTGCTTGAGGATGTATATTTTCAAGAGGAAATGGGGACAATCGTAGGGTATGAACTGTCGGATGGCTTCTTTTCAGATATGCTGGAAGGAAAAAGAGTAATTAAGACCGAAGTTCCACCTGCAATTGGAAAGGACGCCATCATTGTAAATATAAATGAGTGA
- a CDS encoding AI-2E family transporter yields MDIRLKWFYRLGFLLLLFIVLFVFLKLQQLWLPVLKIIFVVVLPFVIAAFITYLLHPIVEKLNDSGLHKGVAVFGIYILFFGGVGFALYKGIPAFINQLKDLSENAPQFANQYRGWIEFIQVKTATWPDGLQTRIDDGILAMESTLDKLLSKSVNILLKVLNYTVIIAIIPFISFYMLKDYDLIRRTVWYLTPRKWRQEGILFLRDVDKSLGSYIRGQLLVCVVIGSISALLFWIFDLKYSLLLGFIIGLTNVIPYFGPIFGAIPAIIVASTISIKMVIISICIVAVLQFLEGNILSPLIVGKSLDMHPLVIMFALLAGGEAGGIIGLIIAVPILAVIKVSLVHAKSHFIKGSNPKFSRS; encoded by the coding sequence ATGGATATTCGATTAAAATGGTTTTATCGGCTAGGCTTTCTCCTGCTTCTATTCATCGTATTATTTGTTTTTCTAAAGCTTCAGCAGTTATGGTTACCAGTATTAAAAATTATTTTTGTCGTCGTTCTTCCTTTTGTCATTGCGGCCTTTATTACATATTTACTCCATCCAATAGTAGAAAAACTAAATGATAGCGGTCTTCATAAAGGGGTTGCTGTCTTTGGAATCTATATTCTTTTCTTCGGAGGAGTTGGTTTTGCACTATATAAGGGTATTCCAGCATTTATTAACCAGTTAAAGGATTTATCTGAGAATGCTCCCCAATTTGCGAATCAGTATCGAGGTTGGATAGAATTTATTCAGGTAAAGACAGCAACTTGGCCAGATGGTCTCCAAACAAGAATAGACGATGGTATTCTTGCAATGGAATCTACTTTAGATAAACTTCTATCGAAGAGTGTAAATATTTTACTGAAGGTATTAAATTATACGGTTATTATTGCAATAATTCCGTTTATCTCATTTTATATGCTAAAAGATTATGATTTAATAAGACGGACGGTATGGTATTTAACACCACGAAAATGGAGGCAGGAAGGGATTTTGTTTTTACGGGATGTTGATAAATCGCTTGGGAGCTATATAAGGGGACAGCTTCTTGTTTGTGTAGTAATTGGGAGTATTTCAGCTTTGCTTTTTTGGATTTTTGATTTGAAGTATTCTTTGCTGCTTGGTTTTATTATTGGATTAACAAATGTGATCCCATATTTCGGACCGATATTTGGAGCCATTCCAGCTATCATTGTCGCTTCTACAATCTCGATTAAAATGGTTATAATCTCTATCTGCATCGTCGCCGTCCTTCAATTTTTAGAAGGAAATATACTATCGCCATTAATAGTTGGAAAAAGCTTAGACATGCATCCTCTCGTGATCATGTTTGCATTACTAGCAGGTGGAGAAGCAGGAGGAATCATTGGTCTAATTATTGCGGTTCCAATTTTGGCAGTTATTAAGGTTAGCCTTGTGCATGCAAAATCGCATTTTATTAAAGGTTCGAATCCAAAATTTTCACGATCGTAA
- the alaS gene encoding alanine--tRNA ligase, producing MKQLTGSDIRRLFLEFFKEKGHSIEPSASLVPHDDPSLLWINSGVATLKKYFDGRVIPDNPRITNAQKSIRTNDIENVGKTARHHTFFEMLGNFSIGDYFKVEAIEWAWEFLTDEKWIGFDMEKLSVTIHPEDDEAFDIWSKKIGVPEERIIRLEGNFWDIGEGPSGPNTEIFYDRGLEYGDDVNDQELYPGGENDRYLEVWNLVFSEFNHNPDGTYTPLPKKNIDTGMGLERMASVVQNVPTNFDTDLFMPIIRGTEEISGVKYGSSKETDVAFKVIADHIRTVAFAVGDGALPSNEGRGYVLRRLLRRAVRYAKQININRPFMFELVPVVGEIMHDFYPQVQEKTEFIQKVIKNEEERFHETLHEGLAILSEIIKKEKEKGSSTIQGEDVFRLYDTYGFPVELTEEYAEEEGMNVDHDGFEAEMNLQRERARAARQDVDSMQVQGGVLGDIKVESEFIGYDKLETEAQIVAIVKDGQLIEEVSIGEEIQLMMDVTPFYAESGGQIADKGVLEAEGLKVSIKDVQKAPNGQNLHKAVVEAGTLKLNDRVHAKVNEQKRSKIVKNHTATHLLHQALKDVLGNHVNQAGSLVEPDRLRFDFSHFGQITAEELEQIENIVNEKIWHSIDLEIEYKNIEEAKAMGAMALFGEKYGKIVRVVQVGKYSLELCGGCHVSNTSAIGLFKIQSESGIGAGTRRIEAVTGEAAYQLLNDQIGILKEAAGKLKTNPKDLATRIEVLLGEIKQLQRENESLAAKLGNIEAGSLVSKAKEIDGVTVLSAKVAATDMNNLRNMADDLKNKLGSAIVVLGSVNDGKVNIIAGVTNDLIKKGYEAGKIVKEVATRCGGGGGGRPDMAQAGGKDPEKLESALNFVEEWVKSV from the coding sequence ATGAAACAATTAACTGGATCTGACATCCGTCGTTTATTTTTAGAGTTTTTTAAGGAAAAAGGACATTCAATTGAACCAAGTGCATCACTTGTACCACATGATGATCCTTCTCTGTTATGGATTAATAGTGGTGTTGCAACATTGAAAAAGTATTTCGATGGCCGTGTTATCCCTGACAATCCAAGAATTACGAATGCTCAAAAATCAATTCGTACAAATGATATTGAGAATGTTGGAAAAACAGCTCGTCACCATACTTTCTTTGAAATGCTCGGAAACTTTTCTATCGGGGATTATTTCAAAGTAGAGGCTATCGAATGGGCATGGGAATTTTTAACCGATGAGAAGTGGATTGGTTTTGACATGGAAAAATTATCTGTAACAATTCATCCAGAAGATGATGAAGCATTCGATATTTGGAGCAAAAAAATCGGTGTTCCCGAAGAAAGAATCATTCGGTTAGAAGGAAATTTTTGGGATATCGGTGAAGGACCAAGCGGACCAAATACAGAAATTTTCTATGATCGCGGACTTGAATATGGTGATGATGTTAACGATCAAGAATTATATCCCGGTGGAGAAAATGATAGATATTTAGAAGTTTGGAATCTTGTTTTTTCAGAATTCAATCATAATCCAGATGGAACATATACACCACTGCCGAAAAAGAATATTGATACAGGGATGGGTCTTGAACGGATGGCTTCTGTAGTTCAGAATGTTCCTACCAACTTTGATACCGATCTTTTCATGCCAATTATTCGTGGAACAGAAGAAATTTCAGGTGTGAAATACGGTTCTAGTAAAGAAACAGATGTAGCATTTAAGGTAATTGCAGACCATATCCGTACTGTCGCATTTGCAGTGGGGGATGGAGCATTGCCGTCAAATGAAGGCCGTGGCTACGTGTTGCGCCGCTTGCTGCGCAGAGCTGTTCGTTACGCAAAGCAAATTAATATTAATCGTCCATTTATGTTTGAACTAGTTCCTGTTGTAGGGGAAATCATGCATGATTTTTACCCGCAAGTTCAGGAAAAAACGGAATTTATTCAGAAGGTAATAAAAAATGAAGAAGAACGATTCCATGAAACACTTCACGAAGGATTAGCCATTTTATCAGAGATTATTAAGAAAGAAAAAGAAAAAGGAAGTAGCACAATTCAAGGTGAAGATGTATTCCGTCTCTACGATACGTATGGATTTCCTGTTGAATTAACAGAAGAATATGCAGAAGAAGAAGGCATGAATGTTGATCATGATGGTTTTGAAGCTGAAATGAATCTTCAGCGTGAACGTGCTCGAGCAGCAAGACAGGATGTTGATTCCATGCAGGTTCAAGGGGGAGTGCTCGGAGACATTAAAGTTGAAAGTGAATTTATTGGCTATGATAAGCTAGAAACTGAAGCTCAAATTGTGGCAATCGTGAAGGATGGACAATTAATTGAAGAAGTATCCATTGGAGAGGAAATTCAGCTAATGATGGATGTTACGCCATTTTATGCTGAAAGCGGTGGACAAATTGCTGATAAGGGCGTTTTAGAAGCTGAAGGGCTTAAAGTATCAATTAAGGATGTTCAAAAGGCACCAAATGGTCAAAACCTTCATAAGGCAGTTGTAGAGGCCGGAACTCTAAAACTAAACGATCGAGTACATGCTAAGGTCAATGAACAAAAGCGTTCTAAGATTGTAAAGAATCATACGGCAACCCACTTACTGCATCAAGCCTTAAAGGATGTTCTTGGTAACCATGTAAATCAAGCTGGATCATTAGTTGAGCCTGATCGCCTTCGATTTGACTTCTCTCACTTTGGTCAGATTACAGCAGAGGAGCTCGAGCAGATTGAGAATATCGTCAATGAAAAAATTTGGCACAGCATTGATTTGGAAATTGAGTATAAGAATATTGAAGAAGCAAAAGCAATGGGAGCCATGGCACTTTTCGGTGAGAAATATGGCAAAATCGTCCGTGTTGTTCAGGTAGGTAAATATAGCTTGGAGCTTTGCGGTGGATGCCATGTTTCAAATACATCAGCTATTGGATTATTCAAAATTCAATCCGAAAGTGGAATTGGTGCTGGTACTCGAAGAATAGAAGCAGTTACCGGAGAAGCTGCCTATCAACTATTGAACGACCAAATCGGTATTTTAAAAGAAGCTGCAGGTAAATTAAAGACAAATCCAAAAGATTTGGCTACAAGAATTGAAGTATTATTAGGTGAAATCAAGCAGCTTCAACGTGAGAATGAATCATTAGCAGCAAAATTGGGCAATATTGAAGCTGGGAGCTTAGTTTCTAAAGCAAAAGAAATTGATGGCGTCACAGTATTATCAGCTAAGGTAGCTGCAACTGATATGAATAATTTGCGAAATATGGCTGATGACTTAAAGAATAAGCTTGGTTCCGCAATCGTCGTCCTTGGTAGTGTAAATGATGGAAAAGTAAATATCATTGCTGGAGTGACCAACGACCTAATCAAAAAAGGCTATGAAGCAGGAAAAATAGTTAAAGAAGTGGCAACTCGCTGCGGTGGAGGCGGCGGCGGTCGTCCAGACATGGCTCAAGCAGGTGGAAAAGACCCAGAAAAGCTGGAAAGTGCATTGAATTTTGTTGAAGAATGGGTTAAATCCGTTTGA
- a CDS encoding cysteine desulfurase family protein: MDRIYVDHAATSPMHPKVIDKMMEVMNSEFGNPSSIHSFGRGARHIIDEARAVIAKSIGAEANEVIFTSGGTEADNHAIFGVAHSYKQNGKHIITTQIEHHAVLHTCQQLEKDGFEVTYLPVDQEGRVSVEDVKKALREDTILVTIMYGNNEVGTIQPIEEIGKMLAGHSAKFHTDAVQAFGLENINVRNCGIDLMSVSAHKINGPKGIGFLYVNKDVKLSSRLFGGEQERKRRAGTENVPSIAGLLEAVRIAQQEMENKAKQYNEFKSVFTKILSENEVEFFQNGSLDYSLPHVLNLSFPGTNVEAMLVNLDIAGIAASSGSACTAGSIDPSHVLVAMYGKADDRIQNSIRFSFGLFNTLEQIERVAEETSKIVKRLTK; this comes from the coding sequence TTGGATCGGATATACGTTGATCATGCAGCAACATCTCCTATGCATCCAAAAGTAATAGATAAAATGATGGAAGTGATGAATAGTGAATTCGGCAACCCTTCCAGCATACATTCATTTGGCCGCGGTGCACGTCATATAATTGATGAAGCTCGTGCAGTGATTGCTAAAAGCATTGGCGCTGAGGCTAATGAAGTTATTTTTACAAGCGGAGGTACAGAAGCAGATAATCATGCTATTTTTGGTGTAGCTCATTCTTACAAACAAAATGGAAAGCATATTATCACAACACAAATTGAACATCATGCAGTCCTTCATACATGCCAGCAATTGGAGAAGGACGGGTTTGAAGTTACTTATTTGCCTGTTGATCAAGAAGGCAGGGTATCTGTAGAAGATGTTAAGAAAGCATTAAGAGAAGATACGATTCTTGTAACTATTATGTATGGAAATAATGAAGTCGGAACGATTCAGCCTATTGAAGAAATAGGAAAAATGTTAGCTGGACACTCTGCGAAATTCCATACAGATGCTGTTCAGGCATTTGGTCTTGAAAATATTAATGTACGGAATTGTGGAATTGATTTAATGTCAGTCTCTGCACATAAAATTAATGGTCCTAAAGGAATTGGATTTTTGTATGTAAATAAAGATGTAAAACTTTCTTCGCGTCTGTTTGGCGGGGAACAGGAAAGAAAGCGGCGAGCTGGCACTGAAAATGTCCCATCAATTGCCGGTTTATTAGAGGCAGTTCGAATCGCTCAGCAAGAGATGGAAAATAAAGCGAAGCAATATAATGAATTTAAATCTGTTTTTACAAAAATACTTTCTGAGAATGAAGTGGAATTTTTTCAAAACGGCTCGCTTGATTATTCCTTGCCACATGTTTTAAACTTAAGCTTTCCAGGAACGAATGTAGAGGCTATGCTTGTCAATCTAGATATAGCCGGTATTGCTGCATCTAGCGGATCAGCCTGTACAGCAGGTTCAATCGATCCATCACATGTGCTAGTAGCCATGTACGGAAAAGCTGATGATCGTATCCAAAATTCCATTCGGTTTAGCTTCGGTCTCTTTAATACGTTAGAGCAAATCGAAAGGGTAGCAGAAGAAACAAGTAAAATCGTTAAGCGATTAACAAAATAG